A stretch of Pseudophryne corroboree isolate aPseCor3 chromosome 9, aPseCor3.hap2, whole genome shotgun sequence DNA encodes these proteins:
- the LOC134958808 gene encoding paraneoplastic antigen Ma1 homolog produces MECINGEDIYNWSKIKRVDIKCSVGIGGNLVDICDEEILKEVKKWYGIKDPHICDKWRGNLGVVSAVLLTNSNELDPSLIPANIMLENVPGRRLQIIWPMIPQDLSEEAPVECDSRTNAEEGGNIGGSYSIAGEPATDIPRGEDGTEQNVDAVMDKVVSHFERWHYKGGYRRLRIFSGIMPVPAGEENYDTWKETATQQSEEWRCPEHIKKQRIVESLRGPAMGIIHATRRSNPNSTLKDYFEALHFSFGTLEDVGDILVRLNHTYQEPNESLTKYIYRIDKILYKLLDKGGMEAKDIDEWRMKYLLRGALTSNPVAQRLRCSMARSPPFTLGELIKEVKLEEVQIENRDKSLKRVKVVLPTAENDLASEKLYKLMEEQNKKLDQLITLQTTLSFSSALMPMGRGRGINRRNDNRGNYNNFTCYNCGQFGHRAF; encoded by the coding sequence ATGGAGTGCATAAATGGAGAGGATATATATAATTGGAGTAAAATTAAGAGGGTGGatattaaatgtagtgtgggtattGGAGGAAATTTAGTAGATATATGTGATGAGGAGATACTTAAAGAAGTGAAGAAATGGTATGGGATTAAGGATCCACATATATGTGATAAATGGAGAGGTAATTTGGGAGTGGTAAGTGCTGTATTACTAACTAATAGTAATGAATTGGATCCATCATTAATCCCGGCTAACATTATGCTAGAGAACGTTCCAGGTAGAAGATTACAAATAATTTGGCCTATGATTCCCCAAGATCTAAGTGAAGAAGCCCCGGTAGAATGTGATAGTAGAACAAATGCAGAGGAAGGAGGGAATATAGGAGGTAGTTATTCTATAGCTGGGGAGCCAGCAACAGACATTCCTAGAGGTGAAGATGGTACTGAACAGAATGTAGATGCAGTAATGGACAAAGTAGTTAGTCATTTTGAACGATGGCACTACAAGGGAGGATATAGAAGGTTAAGAATATTTTCGGGAATTATGCCAGTACCCGCGGGGGAGGAAAATTATGATACCTGGAAGGAAACAGCTACCCAACAGTCAGAAGAATGGCGATGCCCcgaacacataaaaaaacaaaggatCGTTGAGAGTTTGAGGGGTCCAGCTATGGGCATTATCCATGCTACAAGAAGAAGTAATCCAAATTCCACTCTAAAAGATTACTTTGAGGCCTTACATTTTTCATTCGGAACATTAGAGGATGTTGGTGACATTCTAGTCAGATTAAACCATACATATCAAGAACCAAACGAGTCTCTTACTAAATATATCTATAGAATAGATAAAATCCTGTATAAATTATTGGACAAAGGGGGAATGGAAGCCAAGGATATAGATGAATGGAGGATGAAATATCTTCTTCGAGGAGCTCTTACAAGCAACCCAGTAGCACAGAGACTTAGATGTAGTATGGCCAGGAGTCCCCCTTTCACGCTAGGAGAATTAATTAAGGAGGTGAAATTGGAGGAAGTACAAATTGAAAATAGGGACAAAAGTTTGAAACGTGTTAAAGTGGTATTACCCACAGCTGAAAACGATTTAGCCTCTGAAAAATTATATAAATtaatggaagaacaaaataaaaaactaGATCAATTAATTACCCTCCAAACCACTCTCTCTTTTTCATCTGCTCTAATGCCCATGGGAAGAGGAAGGGGGATTAATAGAAGAAATGATAACAGGGGTAATTATAACAATTTCACTTGTTATAATTGTGGACAGTTTGGTCATCGAGCTTTCTAA